The genomic interval GTGATTTGCCGCCAGAGCCGCGAATGTCTCGTGGGTTCCCTGCAGGATTCCCTGTGTGCCGATGTAAATCCACGAACCGGCCGTCATCTGACCGTACATGATCAGACCCTTGGCTTCGAGCTCGTGGAAGTACTCCCAGTTTGCCCACTGCGGAACAAGATTGGAATTCGCGATCAGCACTCGGGGAGCGTCAGGGTGGGTGGTCACCACACCCACCGGCTTTCCGGACTGAACGAGCAGCGTCTCATCATCAGCAAGCTTGCGGAGGCAATCCAGAATCGCAAACAGCGCCTCCCGCGAGCGCGCTGCGCGGCCGGTACCGCCATAGACGACCAATTCCTCGCGATTCTCGGCCACGGCCGGATCGAGGTTGTTGAGCAGCATCCGCAAGGCGGCTTCCTGAATCCAGCCTTTACAGGAGCGGACAGTACCTATGGGAGTACGGGGAATTTCGCGCGTATTCATGTCAGGCTTGGCGTTGCGGTTGAGGTGGGAAAATGGGACGATAACCTATAAGTAAACAATTGATATAATTCATCTTACATGCGGAAATAATCCATCCCACCGGAACTGCATATTACAGCAAGAGGTATAGTATCGTGGTAATATAATGACCTGTTCCCCGAAAAGCAACTATATATAAACAAACAAAAAAGCCACACCCGCGCCCGCGGGTGTGGCCTTCCGAATCTTCTCAGCCTAATCGGCACTCTTGCCGGACTTCTTTTCGCCCGAAGCCCTCACTTTTGGGGCGGCTCTGGGCTTGGCCTTTGGGCTTTCCTTGCCGTCGGATTTCTTGGTTCGCTTAGCTTTCGTTTTCGACTTGGCCTTGGCCGATTTCTTGGCGGCCTTGTCGCTATCGGAAGAAGCGGTCACCGGTTTCACGCCTTCGAAACCGACCAGCTCGATTACGGCCAAGGGTGCATTGTCGCCGACGCGCGGTCCAAGTTTGACGATCCGCGTGTAGCCGCCATTGCGCTCGGCGTAAGCCGGAGCGATCTCCTCAAAGAGACTCTTGACCACCGATTTACGCGTCAACACCTGCAATACCTGCCGGCGGGCCGCAATATGCCCCTTCTTGGCCGTCGTGACCAGCTTTTCGGCGAACGGCCGCAGTTCACGCGCCTTGGTCAGTGTGGTATGAATACGCTTATGCTGAAACAGCTCCTGCGCGAGATTGCTGAGCAGGGCCTTGCGGTGAGCGGGTGAGCGGCTGAGGCTGCGCCCCCGATTGAGGTGTCTCATTTCTTTTCGTACTCGGGGTTGAGATACTTTTCCACGTCCATGCCGAAAAACAATCCTTTGGCCTTGAGAATCTCCGTCAGCTCCACCAGCGACTTGCGGCCGAAGTTTTTGAATTTGAGCATTTCCGGCTCTTCGCGACGCACCAGATCGGCGATGGTGCGAATGCGGGCTTCCTTCAGACAATTGGCGCTGCGCACCGACAATTCGAGTTCTTCGACCGGCTTGCGCAACAGCTTGCGGATGTGCAAGGTCTCCTCATCAATGTCTTCTTCCTCCTCCTTCTCGGGCCGGATGTCGAAGTTGATGAAGAGTTGAATGTGATCCCGGAGAATCCGCGCGGCGTACGTCAGTGCGTCGTCGGGAGTGATGGAACCGTCGGTCCAGATCTCGAGCGTGAGTTTCTCGTAGTCAATGCGCTGACCGACGCGCGTGTTCTCGATCGTATAGGTAACGTTGCGGATCGGCGAGAATACCGAGTCGAGAGGGATCATGCCGATGGGCGCATCGGACGGACGGTTTTCTTCCGCCGGAATATACCCTCGACCCTTGCGAATCTGCAACTCCAACTTGATCTCGGCGTCGCGGTTCAACGTCGCAATGCGGTGGTCGGGATTCAGAACTTCAAAGTCGTTGTTCCCGATCTGAATATCGCGGGCCGTGAACTCCTTGGGTCCGCGAAGATGGAGTACGACCTTATCCGGCTTCTTGTTGAGCAGTTTAAAACGAACCTGCTTGAGATTCAGGACGATTTCAGTTACGTCTTCGGTCACGCCGGGAATCGTCGAGAACTCGTGGAGCACGCCGTCAATCCGGATCGAAACGATGGCGGCCCCTTGCAGGGACGACAGGAGTACACGACGCAGGCTGTTGCCGATGGTAACACCATAGCCGCGTTCCAGGGGTTGAATGATAAACTTCCCATACGTATCGGTATGGGTGGTCTCGTCAATCTCAACCGCCTCGGGCATCTGGAAGTTCAAACCGTTCATGTATCTCCTCGGGGGATAATTACCGAGAGTAGAGCTCCACGACCAATTGCTCGTTCGCTTCCAGCGGAATTTCCGCGCGATTGGGTACGGTGAGGTACATACCTTCCATCCGCGCCTTGTCGAGCTGAAGATTGGGCATCATCTTCGCGTCGCGAGCTTTTTGCATCGCCTCGTGGATCACCGCCAGCTTTTTCGACCGCTCTCGAACGCGGATGCGATCGTTGGGGCGGAGAAGAAAGGACGGAATGTCCACGACGCGATCGTTCACGAGGAAATGACGGTGACGCACAAGTTGTCGCGCTTGCCGGCGCGAACTGGCAAATCCGATGCGATAGACCACGCTATCCATGCGGCTCTCGAGCATGGCCAGCAGATTTTCACCGGTTACGCCTTTCTGGCGCTGCGCTTCGGTGAAGAAACGGTGGAACTGGCGTTCGAGGAGACCGTACGATTCGCGTATCTTCTGCTTCTCGCGAAGCTGAATTCCATACTGGGAAATCTTGCCGCGGCGGCTGCGACCGTGGACTCCGGGTCCATAGCCGCGCTTCTCGAAAGAGCACTTGACGCCGAGGCAACGGTCCCCCTTCAGGAAGAGCTTCTTTCCCTCGCGGCGGCAGATTCGACAGACGGGATCGTGATTAACAGCCATAGACTTTCTTTCGGTCAAGAGGAATTCTTTTCAGTCCAGATGGTCCCGGGAATCGGCGAACGTCAGACGCGCCGCCGCTTCGGAGGACGACAACCGTTGTGCGGAAGGGGGGTAACGTCGCGAATGGAGCTGATCTGCAGCCCGGAAGCCGCCAGAGCACGAATCGCTCCGTCGCGACCGCCGCCCGGTCCCCGCACCTCGACGACGATTCTCCGCAATCCCAGACTCATGGCAGCTTTGGCCGCGTTGTCGGCGGCAAGCTGAGCCGCAAACGGGGTGTTCTTGCGCGAACCCCGGAGGCCCATCTTTCCGGCGGACGCCCACGAAATCGTATTGCCGTAGTTGTCGGTAATCGTAATCAGCGTATTATTGAACGAAGACTTGATGTGGGCCACTCCGGTGGCTTCCACACGTTCTTTCTTCTTCCGGGTTTCTTTCTTGGGAGGTGCCAACGATTCCGTCTCCTGTTTACGGCGCAGAACGGGCGGGGTAAGAATTCACTACTTGGTCACCGGCTTCTTGCGGAGAAGCTGTCCTTTTTTCTTGCCCTTGCGCGTGCGAGCGTTGTTCTTGGTGTTTTGGCCGCGCACCGGCAAACCGCGGCGATGCCGAAGACCGCGATAGCAGCCGATGTCCATCAGCCGCTTGATATTCATCTGGATCTCGGTGCGCAACGGACCTTCGACCTTAAGATCGGCGACCTTGGCACGAATGGCCTGCAGCTCCGCGTCCGTGAGCTGGTGCGTCCGCTTGTTCCAGTCCACACCGCATTCGGTGAGGATTCTCTGAGACAAGGGGCGACCGATCCCGAAGACGTAGGTTAACGCCACCTCAATGCGCTTGTCGCGCGGGATGTCAATTCCGGCAATACGAGCCATGTACTATCGAGCCTTCTCCTGAAATGACTTTCGCCGCCGTGATCGTTCAAACGACGACGGCTTAACCCTGGCGCTGCTTGTGTTTTTTCGCGCGCGAGCAAATCACATAGACCTTGCCGCGCCGGCGAACGATCTTGCAATGCTCACACATTTTCTTGACGGACGTACGGACTTTCATGAACGATACTCCTTACTCCGGCGAACTACCAAGCGGACGGCAATCTACTTATAGCGATACGTGATGCGCCCGCGATGCAGGTCGTAGGGAGACAACTCCAGTGTGACCCGGTCTCCCGGAAGAATCTTGATGAAGTGCATCCGCATCTTGCCGGAAATGTGGGCCAACACCTTGTGGCCGTTTTCGAGCACGACGCGGAACGTGGCATTGGGAAGGCACTCTTCAATGACTCCGTCCACCTTGATGGCCTGCTCTTTGGCCGTAGCCGTTCCTCCTGCTTACCACTTAGGAAAACGTCAATATCTCCGGCTCTCCGTCGCGCACCACCACCGTATGCTCAAAGTGAGCCGACGGTCTCCGGTCGCGAGTCAACACTTGCCAGTCACCTATCATGTCCACCTCCCACGTTCCCAAGTTAATCATGGGTTCGATGGCAAGGGTCATGTTGCGGCGAAGTATCGGCCCTTGATCGGGATCCCCATAGTTCGGGATTTGTGGATCCTCGTGCAGTTTCCGGCCGATTCCGTGACCGACCAGATCACGCACCACGCTGCAACCCTGCGATTCCGCGTAGGTCTGGACCGTATAGCCGATATTCGAAAGCCGGTTGCCGTCATAGGCTTGAGCGATGGCAAGCTCGAGTGCCCGCTCGGTGACCGCCATGAGCCGTCGTCGTTCGTCGTCCACTTCACCGATAGCATACGTTCGGGCAGCGTCAGCGTGATAGCCCTCATACCTTACGCCGATATCGAGGCCAAGAATCGTCCCCGCTTCAAGAACCTGATCGCCCGGGATACCGTGAACGACTTCCGCTTCAATGGAAAGACAAACCGAAGCCGGAAACGGAACCCCCTGCGCATTCGGGTAATTCTTGAACGACGGAATCCCGCCCGAACGACGAATAAACTCCTCAACCGCTCGATCAATCTCGCGCGCCACCATCCCCGGTTTCATCAGCGAAGCCGCAACCTCAAAGGCTCCCGCGAGGATTGCGCCCGCATGGCGCATGATCTCAATCTCGCGCTCCGTCTTGACAACGATCACAACAGGTCCGGATCCATGGCAATGAGAATCCGGGCGAAAATCTGATCTTCCCCGCCGACACCCGAGACTTCCCGGAATGAGCCCTTCTCTTTATAGTAGCTCACCAGCGGCAGGGTCTTCTCGCGATACACGTGCAGTCGCTGCTGGATCGTTTCGGGCCGGTCGTCATCGCGCAGAATAATATTCGCTTCCCCCTTCGGACAGCGATGATCCTCGATGGCCTTCGGATTCGTCTTCACGTTGAACACCGCTCCGCACGTCGTGCAAACGCGGCGGGATGAGAGCCGCTCGACGATGTCCTGTTCCGGCACTTCAATGGACACAACGTAGGGCGCGGGAAGATCCATTTCATTCAGCAAGCTTCCCAAGGCCTCCGCCTGCGGCACCGTACGTGGAAATCCGTCGAAGATCGCGCCGCGCACCGCGTCCGCCTGTCCGAGCCGATTCCGCACCATGTCAATGATCACGTCATCGGGAACCAACTCGCCCCGATTCATGATTTCCTTGGCGCGCAGACCGAGTTCAGTGCCGGACTGCACCTCCATCCGCAACAGATCGCCGGTGGAAATCTGCGGGATGCTCAGGTGTTGACTCAGACGCTGCGCTTGCGTCCCTTTTCCAACTCCTATCGCACCAAGAAGTATCAGCGTATACTTCGTCATTCGCTTACACAGTGGTCAGACCACCGCCGCGCCTTCGCCGCTTCCTACATGCGGCGGCGGCCGCGGATGCGCCCGGTTTTCATCAGTCCCTCGTAGTGCCGCATGACCAGATGGGATTCCACCTGCTGCAACGTGTCCAGAATCACTCCCACGACAATGAGAATGGTCGTCCCGCCGAAAAAGTTCGCCACGTTCCAAGAAACGTTGAACTGCGCGACGATGATCGTTGGCAGAACGGCAACGAGGGCTAAGGCAATGGCTCCCGGGAGAGTTACCCGAGAGAGAATCGAGTCAATGAAATCGGACGTCTGTTTGCCCGGACGGATGCCCGGAATAAACCCGCCGTTCTTCTTCATGTTGTCCGCCAGGTCCACCGGATTTAGAACGATGGCGGTGTAGAAATAGGTGAAGAAGACGATGAGTATGAACTCCATGATCAGATAGGCCGCGCTCTGCATGGCGAACATGTTCACCAGAGCATCGTGCAGTCCCCCCTCGGGCAGGAAGGTCGCGACTGAAGACGGAACAAACATGATGGACTGAGCGAAGATGATCGGCATCACCCCCGCCGAATTCACCCGGAGCGGGATGTGCGTACTCTGTCCACCATAGGTTTTTCGCCCAACCACTCGCTTGGCATACTGCACCGGAATCTTGCGCGTCCCCTGGGTGAGGGCCACCACCGCCATCGTAATCAGGAACAGCATCCCCAGGAACAGCACGTCCACCATGATATGGCGGTTGCCGGCCTGAATCATCTGCACTTCCTCGAAAACGGCATAGGGCAGACGATCAATGATGCCGATGAAGATCAGCAGCGAGATGCCGTTGCCGATTCCGCGCTCGGTGATCTGCTCACCCAGCCACATGATGAGCGTCGTTCCGGCCGCGAGAGTCAGCATCAGCAGCAGCCGGAATCCGAAACCGGGATTGGGAACGACCGGCGCTCCGGACGTCGCGATCAGCCGCTCCAGGAAAATCGCCACGCCGCCCGCTTGCATGGCCGAGATGACAACGGTTCCATAGCGGGTGAGCTGCGTGATTTTCTTACGGCCTTCTTCCCCCTCCTTCTGCAGCTTCTGGAAATACGGAACCACCGTGCCCATGAGCTGGAAGATGATCGAGGCCGAGATGTAGGGCATGATTCCCAGCGCAAAGATGGTGGCGCGCTGAAACGCTCCCCCCACGAACATGTCCCACAATCCGAAGAGGGTATTCTGATTCTGCTGGAAAAACTCGCCCAGAGCTCCGGCGTCAATTCCCGCCACCGGCACGTGCCCGCCCACGCGGTAGACGAGGAAGATGAGGAGCGTGAAGAGAATGCGGTCCCGAAGTTCGGGAATCTTGAAAACGTTGGTAAACCGCTCAAGCATTAGGATGCGACTACCTTACCGCCCGCCTCGGTGATTTTCTTCTCGGCTGCCGCCGATAATTTGCACGCACGAACCTCGAACGCCCGCTCGACCGTGCCTTCACCCAAAATCTTCACGGGTGTACCCACC from bacterium carries:
- the map gene encoding type I methionyl aminopeptidase, yielding MIVVKTEREIEIMRHAGAILAGAFEVAASLMKPGMVAREIDRAVEEFIRRSGGIPSFKNYPNAQGVPFPASVCLSIEAEVVHGIPGDQVLEAGTILGLDIGVRYEGYHADAARTYAIGEVDDERRRLMAVTERALELAIAQAYDGNRLSNIGYTVQTYAESQGCSVVRDLVGHGIGRKLHEDPQIPNYGDPDQGPILRRNMTLAIEPMINLGTWEVDMIGDWQVLTRDRRPSAHFEHTVVVRDGEPEILTFS
- the rpsD gene encoding 30S ribosomal protein S4, producing MAVNHDPVCRICRREGKKLFLKGDRCLGVKCSFEKRGYGPGVHGRSRRGKISQYGIQLREKQKIRESYGLLERQFHRFFTEAQRQKGVTGENLLAMLESRMDSVVYRIGFASSRRQARQLVRHRHFLVNDRVVDIPSFLLRPNDRIRVRERSKKLAVIHEAMQKARDAKMMPNLQLDKARMEGMYLTVPNRAEIPLEANEQLVVELYSR
- the rpmJ gene encoding 50S ribosomal protein L36, whose amino-acid sequence is MKVRTSVKKMCEHCKIVRRRGKVYVICSRAKKHKQRQG
- the infA gene encoding translation initiation factor IF-1; the encoded protein is MKVDGVIEECLPNATFRVVLENGHKVLAHISGKMRMHFIKILPGDRVTLELSPYDLHRGRITYRYK
- the secY gene encoding preprotein translocase subunit SecY, which encodes MLERFTNVFKIPELRDRILFTLLIFLVYRVGGHVPVAGIDAGALGEFFQQNQNTLFGLWDMFVGGAFQRATIFALGIMPYISASIIFQLMGTVVPYFQKLQKEGEEGRKKITQLTRYGTVVISAMQAGGVAIFLERLIATSGAPVVPNPGFGFRLLLMLTLAAGTTLIMWLGEQITERGIGNGISLLIFIGIIDRLPYAVFEEVQMIQAGNRHIMVDVLFLGMLFLITMAVVALTQGTRKIPVQYAKRVVGRKTYGGQSTHIPLRVNSAGVMPIIFAQSIMFVPSSVATFLPEGGLHDALVNMFAMQSAAYLIMEFILIVFFTYFYTAIVLNPVDLADNMKKNGGFIPGIRPGKQTSDFIDSILSRVTLPGAIALALVAVLPTIIVAQFNVSWNVANFFGGTTILIVVGVILDTLQQVESHLVMRHYEGLMKTGRIRGRRRM
- the rplQ gene encoding 50S ribosomal protein L17; protein product: MRHLNRGRSLSRSPAHRKALLSNLAQELFQHKRIHTTLTKARELRPFAEKLVTTAKKGHIAARRQVLQVLTRKSVVKSLFEEIAPAYAERNGGYTRIVKLGPRVGDNAPLAVIELVGFEGVKPVTASSDSDKAAKKSAKAKSKTKAKRTKKSDGKESPKAKPRAAPKVRASGEKKSGKSAD
- the rpsM gene encoding 30S ribosomal protein S13, which codes for MARIAGIDIPRDKRIEVALTYVFGIGRPLSQRILTECGVDWNKRTHQLTDAELQAIRAKVADLKVEGPLRTEIQMNIKRLMDIGCYRGLRHRRGLPVRGQNTKNNARTRKGKKKGQLLRKKPVTK
- a CDS encoding adenylate kinase; the protein is MTKYTLILLGAIGVGKGTQAQRLSQHLSIPQISTGDLLRMEVQSGTELGLRAKEIMNRGELVPDDVIIDMVRNRLGQADAVRGAIFDGFPRTVPQAEALGSLLNEMDLPAPYVVSIEVPEQDIVERLSSRRVCTTCGAVFNVKTNPKAIEDHRCPKGEANIILRDDDRPETIQQRLHVYREKTLPLVSYYKEKGSFREVSGVGGEDQIFARILIAMDPDLL
- the rpsK gene encoding 30S ribosomal protein S11, with the translated sequence MAPPKKETRKKKERVEATGVAHIKSSFNNTLITITDNYGNTISWASAGKMGLRGSRKNTPFAAQLAADNAAKAAMSLGLRRIVVEVRGPGGGRDGAIRALAASGLQISSIRDVTPLPHNGCRPPKRRRV
- a CDS encoding DNA-directed RNA polymerase subunit alpha is translated as MNGLNFQMPEAVEIDETTHTDTYGKFIIQPLERGYGVTIGNSLRRVLLSSLQGAAIVSIRIDGVLHEFSTIPGVTEDVTEIVLNLKQVRFKLLNKKPDKVVLHLRGPKEFTARDIQIGNNDFEVLNPDHRIATLNRDAEIKLELQIRKGRGYIPAEENRPSDAPIGMIPLDSVFSPIRNVTYTIENTRVGQRIDYEKLTLEIWTDGSITPDDALTYAARILRDHIQLFINFDIRPEKEEEEDIDEETLHIRKLLRKPVEELELSVRSANCLKEARIRTIADLVRREEPEMLKFKNFGRKSLVELTEILKAKGLFFGMDVEKYLNPEYEKK